GTCAGTTTCAGTAATTTAGTTAGTATCTCAGTTGAGCTCTTATAAGTGTTCTAGTATTGGTTTGTTATCCAGTTAGTTTGCAGTCATTTGGTATAACTAGTTCTTGAATTTTCCATCTTAATTATTAATCAacttaggcctattttagttttaattaaatcagaagcATTTGGTATTACCCTCTATCAGTAGGTTATTACAACCAAGAAACATAGGGCATCTTACTAAGCCCACAAGAGAAAGTTAACACCAGTAAATGCAGTATCAATCAACcttacagttaaacacattcacagtatgcacataaacatcaacacaaaatggttAACTCTATCAATGTCCATTAAATCAATTCCTTAGTGCTAAACAGTCCTTTagtgagagaaagggagaagttCCCTTTCACACAGCAGCGCGGAGCAGTCCACGCACTGCTCACGTGATCCAGAGGGGAGAAGTATGGCGGCTACTACTGGCACAGTCTTACCGCAGTTGGTGATTGATTCTCggcagggaaaggaagggaaaggcTGAAGCACCCGGCCCCTCACTACGATGTCCGCTCTCCTCGAATAGgagaaaagatgtttctttcgACGTACAAACACAGTTCAACGTTGCTCCTTCCTCGGGTGGCTCGCCATCCAATGTCGTTGACCACGCGCTGGATGCGTGatcttcaaaagcaaactgtatcTCCGCGAATCTCCTCAGTAACTCAAAAACTAAAAcgctaaacaaaaccacagtctATCGACATAGACAGAAgggtaaacaaaacactcacagcaagaaaataaatcgtcAAATACACTTAGATTTCTTAGCTCTAATATCTTCTTACTGGAGCTACTCTCAAGCGTGACTTCACCTGTTCTTGCTTCCTCGATTCTCACGAGAATCTTCCGGAAGAGAATGACTATCAGCACTGTGATTAGCTGATAGATATGACCTTTCAACTTCAaccaatgataaaataaattaccaaaaccacgaaataatgtttttaatcctatttatctgtttaagatgtttttaatatcaataaagtaaattatttgaaatgatgaaattctgtttgatatttattcttatttattaactatttaataaCCATGTCTATTTTCACCTGGGTTACATTTGCATTGAAGCAGTTAACATCATAACGCTCTGTTTTGTACAGCTTGAAGGAAGAGTGGACAAGAACAATGCAGTGGTGAGATCttcttatgtatttattctaaTGTCAttagtttctgttgttttgtaagGATGTTATAAGTCTAACAGCGTGGAACAAGTGGTGATTGGAACCCAGTGACTCCCGCGGAAAGCTGAATGAAACTAGACGTTCTAGGCACGTTAGCTAGTTATACAACAGCTAACTTCATATTCAGCTAACAGCGGCAGTTTCAGCATGTCAAATAAACGTAACAGACGGCCTGTAtctttttcaaaaagttaatATTTCGTCTTATCGCTGCTAAGTTGGgtttttatctctctctctctctatatatatatatataaagagacaaCACGAGAGGAAAATGGGTCCACAGTCTGACTGGGGTGTTCTTTTTAGGTTTTCAGTTCCCCCAAGAACAATGTCTAGCCACAACATTAAGCGCACAATGGAATAATTGGTGTAGCACTAACTATGTCCTGTGCTAGTGTTTTGcttacattatacatttacttATTCTATTATTACTTTGGCCACCTCTAACTGTTCGCGTAAGGCATTTTTTGTTGAGAGTTCACTCACCTCAGAAGAAGTAGTAGTATCGCGACGCGCTCTCTCTCGACTCTGGCACTTACTAACCCAACAAAGTTAACGTCGTCTCTAGGGCGGCGGGCTTTCAGTGCACGAGCTTGCCGAAACGTTCTGGTTCCACTTAAAGGTTTTTGGGGGTACGCGTTAACTATTCGGTCCGTCAAACTACCTGGTTGTAGGCCTAACTGTGTTACTGCATCATCACAACATTGCTATGAGAATGCAGAGTCTCAAGTAAGCGATTTAGACTGTGTCATTACCATTTTAGTGACAATAAGGTTATGGGTATCACAAAGTGCCTTTGGGACATTGTAATTCCTGTTATAAAGTGATGTCAATGCTCCATATTGCAATGTAATACATATGTAATGTATATACTCATAcctggtttttttctgtcttcttccacagcaatgtgatgttcCTGATTTGGGATCTGCTTCTCTTGCGTCTGTTTCCGAAGAGTCTTACTTTGTTATCCCACCGGACAGTGTCCTTCAAGTTCCATTGGATAGGCCACAGTTCTCCAAGACTTCATCTTTATACctcaacatttttctctgcagtCTATGACATCACTCCTGCTTAAGCTTCTCTACGCTGACTACCATAAGAATTAAGATTTATGATAGAGGACCCTCTCATCCCCTTCATCAACTCCCACCAGACAGGAGATTCAATCTACTACCACCAACTACAAgaactcctcagcagaaagctttcttaacggacaataaagtttatttatctatcttatcgtattgttgtattttgttgatatcacccacgtgataagcagtgttgggaataaagcattacaaaagtatttaattactgtaatgcattatttatttatttcctgtaactaATGTAAGGCATTGCAGAGGGGGGAACTGTAATATATACTAGTTACAATGCTAGTAACTTAAGTTACAATACGTTTTACTGTAACCTGGATTTTAATGGTGTTCAGTGTGGTGGGTCAGAAAGCTATTCCTGAACCTGCAATTTTTTTAGTCTGTTAAAGTTacttaaagacctcatgacacgtggaaaataaagtaatatacatacacacattgaaagtacacatacaaaatagtcacttgaagttggttttaatcattatgatagagaaattgagtttgtacggccttttaaaagtgcgatttttgcgatctgctaccgaccttcctattagtcagtcacatgacctatgacgtacactccggaacggctccttggtcaagacactatcccacctgtcactcacgactatcctgacacctgtcaacaacatggattctgacaactccgattcatcctcggatcctgacacatttttcgaagtggcagagtccgacccaatgctggaggacaatgtgaggggcgttatgccctatagatacgagccatacttggatgagttggagccacagggttctacggaaagttcggatggcgaggcagaaggcgctgttggtggtgctgctgtggcagacggtcggatgcctatggattttggcagactacagcacgtggaatggtaacttccttcttgttcacttttctgacaatgaacactccgtaagatattgtactttgtaatatccaccacaaccagcgtttgcaccagcgagcatgtgtgtgtgcagtctgcctcctcacctcccagaattagccaaatagtcaccattactagcctacagatcgcaaagggccattgttgtttcccggtgcttgtcatagtcttaatctttatttagttatgttattttttttgagagcgatgaaaataccaattaggtctactatattagtttgccctgcgtcatactcatacagtagcctatgctataacccagtagtagcctatgctataacctagCTCCTGACCAGTGGCCATCCTTCCGCGATTAGGCTAGTTCTACGTCGGCTTTTCACGCGAATCAACCCATGACAttgacactttgtaaagttctgtgacaattgtaagattgtttcaagccccttgcctttatctgttatattttaggtgttcttgtgggagatgtgagccaatgccactggtagtggagtcggtgtgctgccgcgaacagtcaagagtgtgcgagaggagagaggaggagggagcagacacccgctgcatcacagaacattctggctttgagccagtttgtctgaatctgcatgTTCTGCGCACCGCACATTTCCACTATCGGCAAGAATACGGGGATGTAGAGGGAAACGAGTGAGTATACAATcctattgtaaaatcatttgtatggaCTAGTAGGAATTGTATGATTTGATATCACCAATGACGTAAATGTATGCGTAAAACGAACTGTCATGTAGGTTAcagtaggcctaggcctacatctaaaacacctgtgtttttcttctgattttctttcaacttttaggTGGAAGAGGTACACTGGATACAGACAGTTTGTGCGATGGTGCTACGAGTACCTGGGAAGACATGTCAGGGTCCCCATACCttcctgtgtggtgtggtgtatccggagaacttttccctccattgatTACAGGGGGTTCCAGGACACCAACAGCCCGTGATGATACATGTATGCTGTTaacttgttaattttgtttttttagtttaaatacatgagtttgtaaatacatgaaaatgaatgtcaatacatgatacctctggcttcacatgaatgtgtcttcatttttacaacttacaaCAGCTTACAACAAATAGGCCTAGCAAATCAATTTACACCTTCACCATGGAAGGGTAGCTGATATTTTTGATCATACGGTGTCTAAGATGTGCTGTACTTCAGGGACAATGCAATACAAGCCCACATGGATAAGGGGGAAAACTGTAGCAACACAGACATACTACACACCCTGTAATGACACTTTTCAGAACACCAaggtgaggatggagcaggaggttcccaacacagtaaatcaaagcactcacggcaaagatgaaattaagtttgtgtttattccattcagtccggttctcatgtgtacatttaggtgttatttgtaatgctaAAGCGGGTCATATGTGCATTGACTGCTGCCCTCTTATCCGGCTTTTCGAATGATGCATTGAGTGGCTCTGTAACAGGGGACGGGTCTGGGATGTCAAAGTCATCACCGTTGTAGTCCTCACCTCGACACATGGCCTCCACCATCcgcatcagctcttcagcatAGCCTGTTGCAGAGGAATATGGGACAAGGTTCAAATTAATCCAACCATAGATATGACACACGACTatgtacatctcaaaatacaaatcatatctgCAATCAACTTTCTATTATGCTTACCAAAAGATGGCTCCTGTAAGACTTTCCTCACAATGTAGCCGCCCTTCTTATACTTTGGATACCGCAGGTTGAACATCATCTCGCCATCGTGTCTGCTCCGCTGCTCCCTGTTGGCATTCtcgttgaaatgcaaagcagccaggatccctctaagaacagaacacaaacagaataatcagGAACAAGATGACCATTCTTAACAGcgaaacataaacaagtcaacccAAAAGAGCCCATGTTACCCCTCTATTTATCAGGTTGCACTGCCTAACAGTGGCTGCCCAAACCAGGCACAAGGCCCTGACCCTTGCCTACAAAACCACTTCAGGacatgtacatttcctgtgcactgcaaatgttgcaagctgtgattttgtcctcgattgtaagtcgctctggataaaagcgtctggcaagtgtaatgtaatagaatgtaataatgtcctaaaagaatgtttcacggaatatttctttgattaCCTGCTCTCCATCCCTTTGTATGAAAAGTGGCACATCTTTGGCGCAAAGTGGGTAATCACGCTATGGAATGCTTCGAGGTAGGATGTCTGGTGTGACGGGGACAGGCGTTGTATATCTGCACACAGCCTCTTGTTCCGGATGATCTTCTCCACTTCAATAGACACCTTCGTATCTGaagaacattgtacaaaatacatgtaaattatgcaACATGATGCAACATGATACTGTGATCAcaatctctgtaaaataaacattaggagTATACTAACGACAACTCAGCCACGGTTTACGCTGTTCCCTGCCTTCCAGGACTCCGTGCGCACAAGAAGAGAACAGTCCCTCGAACCCGGTGTGCCTGTTGTGGATGTGATCGATGACTGATGTCCATTTGTCCACCACAAGTTGTCCACTGCCAGGAGGCGTCGAGACCACGGACCAGTACAGATGGTTTATAATACTTCCCACCCAGGGTTTGAGGTCCTGGCAACCTCTAGTTTGTCCaaggctctgcagcttcttcttgacacctgagtaaacatgtgtagatgaataaataaatagaaatctaatGTACTGCTTGAAGGTCTTGACTCCAAGGGCAtaactaaaaccctttttagatACATGAACAGCCTGTAATAGCCTGAAATAGGCcctgtcctccacacacacaaggatttcacacataaaatttgtccaaacccaaaaaatcatatctttcaAAAAGGAATGTCAAGGTAGTGCTTCAAGTCTctcttaaaaattacattaaacaggtttaaacatgttgcacttaCTCTTGGCTACATGCCATATGTCAAACTGGTGCGTGATGTCTGGATGGTCCTCTCTAATCATCATGTTGATgcctatgtgtctgtctgtcacgagAGTTCCGACATCCACAAAGCCCTGGACTTTCTCAAGGGATCGCTGCAGTCCCACTTTCTCCATGTGGTAGGACCCTCCAACCTCATtgctctaaaacataaaaagcaggagATTTTGATGAGCATAACATTGACTAGTATAAAATTGTCCTTACTACgacagaagagtgtgttttctatacTGGGCAGGACTCACATAGAGgcataatacatctgaaatgtacctGTACAAGTTGTACGtcaataacagctgttttccGGAGCTCCATTGTTGAGTAGGTGCCGTACTTAGCGCAATGCCCTGGGGTGTCGGCACGCCCGTCACCACCACACACGATGGGTTCCCCTTCTGCCTGTAGCAGACAGAGCATGGCAAACTGCTGCTCGCCCCAAACTCgcttcacagctttgaaaagCACCTGGTCCTGATGTCTGAAGAACGATCTTTCCGACATCACAGCAACGCCCAATCTGGATAGGACACGCAGCACCTTGGTGACAGTGGCCCCACTGAAGAGAATGGCAgcggacaacaacacattcccaGCTGCTGTTCTGCCGAAGAAAGGTTGACTGTTCCATAGTCCTTGGTTCCCACATCCCCCGCACTGGATGGTGACCTGCAACTGTGTTCCTACTTCTTTACACTGCCAGGACAGTGACCTGCTCCCACAAAGTCCACAGCTGCACCATGTTGACAACAGCGTCACCAGGCATTCccagaacacaagaaaaacgcTACCTGCTGGCGCCTCAGGTGGCGGCACTGGTGGAGTATTGTGTTCAGGACTCTCTTCAGCTGAATCATCAGAGGACGGCAGCTTGTAGTCGGGATCATCTGTCGACATGTTGTCATCTGAGTCAGAGCCACAAGAGGTTGAGTTGTCGGTgttgtgaaagcaaaagcagtcaTCCTCAGTCTGAGTCCCAACAGTGACCATTGATGTAGTAGCCTGCAcacctggggaaaaaacaatgtttagtatatagaaatcagtgtcagcttgaaggaaatcttcattcaatacacacaactttttgtgaAGCTTGCTCGCACTAGTAAATTTGTAGATTGTAAAATAGTCTTTTCCTAAGACAGATAGTTTTTCCAACATTCTtgtgtagatgtgaaaatagatgtttgacaTAGAAAAGGATTGTCATTAGTGATGTATCTATCTACACAAGATGCAATGCTGAAAAGACCCGTTTCCCCGGACATCTGTTTGGCTAAAATACgtacataaatgataaaatacctttagtCCGTCCCCTTCCTTTGAACTGCATAGCCACCGTCCTTGTTGGTGGCCTCAGACACACTTGAACGGAAAAGTCACTGTGCTGATCTTCTGTTGAAttcacctgaataaataagtaagtaaataaataaatgtgtgtatacatatgtgtgtgtgtgtaaaagttaaaaaaaaaactaaaaaatagagtttccttccaacacaggtaacctagtaaaaagtagaccagtgtatttgtcttacaatcagctgattctgcactggttgaattgagtttgtggtgggtccttgttaggtttttagtgtttttcagtaatgacagtccatctatctagttaggtacaatggagtaaatggtgtaacggttatgttatatgtgctactgttgtaattacaccacaaaagtacttttacttttaacacctctggagatggtgagggtgaaggtctgagagagggggcactggcacttgatatactgtaatgctgtgtgtagttagtcaaataaaatctttagtcaGTAACTTAGTTGACCTGAACGCTTTCCGAAAACTTACATCAGTAGATGGGTCCCCGTCAGGAAAGTCAtcgctttcctcttcagcaacATACTCAGACTGGCATTCCTGTAgtacctgaaacataaataaataaatcacaagatttagcgtgagttggagggggaaaaaaacgctaccgcaaacctaaaacaaacacttgagacttgactttttgctaacactctgaggtgaacttagctgaatagctaaagcacttagcactagtagccagctgagctgaagtgttcagagctagcgccaacttcaactatgaagaaccaccgcaagctgtttacacagtgccaaacactcattcctttgcatttcatttcccttccattattaaaatatagtccaaaataagaaggtacgtacctccaatctctgccttttctccagagcatgAGACCTCCGGCTCTTGACGTCGCCGTTCGCCCCCGGGGCTAACCTCGAGCTTGTCCCTCGATGAAATATACGCGGAACCGAATTGGGCAGCAAAACCTTCTTCAGACGAACATCAATaccaagctgctccttcagagcggggatcgagtcgtagcactcctcttcaaaatgcgctgagcaaagtacagacgacgagcttggcttccatactgttcctttcggaccagctcttgtcctacaaacttgttgcgtccagagttcacacaaagcag
This Eleginops maclovinus isolate JMC-PN-2008 ecotype Puerto Natales chromosome 11, JC_Emac_rtc_rv5, whole genome shotgun sequence DNA region includes the following protein-coding sequences:
- the LOC134871994 gene encoding uncharacterized protein LOC134871994, coding for MDSDNSDSSSDPDTFFEVAESDPMLEDNVRGVMPYRYEPYLDELEPQGSTESSDGEAEGAVGGAAVADGRMPMDFGRLQHVEWCSCGRCEPMPLVVESVCCREQSRVCERREEEGADTRCITEHSGFEPVCLNLHVLRTAHFHYRQEYGDVEGNEWKRYTGYRQFVRWCYEYLGRHVRVPIPSCVVWCIRRTFPSIDYRGFQDTNSP
- the LOC134871993 gene encoding uncharacterized protein LOC134871993, whose protein sequence is MPERCVAAYCSNTRENGFTLHRFPKDPALCELWTQQVCRTRAGPKGTVWKPSSSSVLCSAHFEEECYDSIPALKEQLGIDVRLKKVLLPNSVPRIFHRGTSSRLAPGANGDVKSRRSHALEKRQRLEVLQECQSEYVAEEESDDFPDGDPSTDVNSTEDQHSDFSVQVCLRPPTRTVAMQFKGRGRTKGVQATTSMVTVGTQTEDDCFCFHNTDNSTSCGSDSDDNMSTDDPDYKLPSSDDSAEESPEHNTPPVPPPEAPAGSVFLVFWECLVTLLSTWCSCGLCGSRSLSWQCKEVGTQLQVTIQCGGCGNQGLWNSQPFFGRTAAGNVLLSAAILFSGATVTKVLRVLSRLGVAVMSERSFFRHQDQVLFKAVKRVWGEQQFAMLCLLQAEGEPIVCGGDGRADTPGHCAKYGTYSTMELRKTAVIDVQLVQSNEVGGSYHMEKVGLQRSLEKVQGFVDVGTLVTDRHIGINMMIREDHPDITHQFDIWHVAKSVKKKLQSLGQTRGCQDLKPWVGSIINHLYWSVVSTPPGSGQLVVDKWTSVIDHIHNRHTGFEGLFSSCAHGVLEGREQRKPWLSCHTKVSIEVEKIIRNKRLCADIQRLSPSHQTSYLEAFHSVITHFAPKMCHFSYKGMESRGILAALHFNENANREQRSRHDGEMMFNLRYPKYKKGGYIVRKVLQEPSFGYAEELMRMVEAMCRGEDYNGDDFDIPDPSPVTEPLNASFEKPDKRAAVNAHMTRFSITNNT